The window ACCGGCCGGGCGGGGAGCCCCCTGCCCGGCCGCGGCCGCGCGGCCGCGCGGCCGCGGCCTAGATGATCTGCAGGTTGCCCGTGGTCACCGCCACCCCGTAGACCACCGCGTTGGCCACGGCATGGGCGAGCACCGCATCGCCGATCCGCCCGCGCCGGCGGCAGACCCAGGAAAACACCAGCCCGGCCACCAGCGCCTCGGCCCAGCGGTCGTGCAGCGCGGCGAAGGCCGAGGCCGAGACCAGCGCCGCGGCGACGGCCCAGGCCCGCCCCTGCCCCAGCCTGAGCTTGCCCTCCAGGTAGTCGCGGAAGAACAGCTCCTCGACGAGCGGCACCAGAAGCACCGTGCCGAGGCCGCGGGCCAGGTACCACCCCACCAGCGCGCCCCGGCGAGCGTGCCATAGGGCGGCGCGGCATCGCCCGCCGGCACCGGGATCACGCACCACATCGCGCCGATCGCCGCCCCCGCCCCGAGGGCCACCGGGTCGAGCCGCCAGTCCAGCGCGCGGTAGATCGGCCAGAACAGCGCCACCACCGCCCCCAGGAGCGCGGTGCGCAGCGGGTAGAGCGCCCCCGGCGCGGTCGACAGCGTCGAGACCACCAGCGCCGAGAGCATCAACACCGCGAAGGGCAGGATCCGGGCGGCCATCGGATCGCGCCACAGCGGGGGCAGGGGCGCCGCCGCGGCCGGCCCCGCGCCCGCCGCCCGCGATAGAGCGCGGGGACGCCCCGCGCGAGCGCCACCACCCCCAAGGCGATCAGGGTGAACATCAGCCAGC of the Rhodovulum sp. ES.010 genome contains:
- a CDS encoding type II CAAX prenyl endopeptidase Rce1 family protein, with protein sequence MGWYLARGLGTVLLVPLVEELFFRDYLEGKLRLGQGRAWAVAAALVSASAFAALHDRWAEALVAGLVFSWVCRRRGRIGDAVLAHAVANAVVYGVAVTTGNLQII